One Amaranthus tricolor cultivar Red isolate AtriRed21 chromosome 10, ASM2621246v1, whole genome shotgun sequence genomic window carries:
- the LOC130825691 gene encoding uncharacterized protein LOC130825691: protein MFTLKEKVTEKLSRLLADSPSPSPRPLPEFPQANSYFKGGKTLSSLFTYIHPSTPIKDSQSELKTIQSSPTRWRSNNLWQSQNIDCELEAIPSDECREITMPENENSKPATRTCAYEVFEDTHEPQSPWKLMPNLTNDSSFINMELYEFLQASLPNIVKGCQWVLLYSTLKHGISLRTLIRKSADLSGPGLLIVGDRKGAVFGGLLDCPLKPCPKRKYQGTNQTFVFTTKYGEPRLFRSTGANRYFYLCLNDLIAFGGGGSFALSLDGDLLYGSSGPCETFGNLCLAQDPEFELKAVELWGFTHSSRYLT, encoded by the exons ATGTTCACATTGAAAGAGAAAGTTACAGAGAAATTATCTCGACTTTTAGCGGATTCTCCTTCTCCTTCACCTCGCCCTTTGCCGGAATTTCCTCAG GCCAACTCTTACTTCAAGGGAGGGAAGACTTTGTCATCATTGTTTACTTATATCCACCCTTCAACTCCCATTAAAGATTCTCAGagtgaattgaaaacaatacaaTCTTCTCCGACCAGATGGAGAAGTAATAATCTTTGGCAAAGTCAAAACATTGATTGTGAGCTAGAAGCCATTCCAAGTGATGAATGCAGAGAAATAACTATGCCTGAAAATGAGAATTCTAAACCTGCCACACGTACATGTGCATATGAGGTTTTTGAGGATACACATGAGCCACAGAGCCCTTGGAAGCTTATGCCTAATCTGACAAATGATTCGTCATTTATTAACATGGAATTATACGAGTTTCTTCAAGCATCCCTTCCTAACATTGTGAAAGGTTGTCAATGGGTATTGCTATATAG TACTTTGAAACATGGTATATCACTTCGTACACTTATACGAAAGAGTGCTGATCTTTCTGGTCCAGGGCTATTG ATTGTTGGAGACAGAAAGGGTGCTGTATTTGGCGGTCTCCTTGATTGTCCTCTTAAACCATGCCCGAAGAGGAAATATCAA GGTACGAACCAGACGTTCGTTTTTACGACTAAATATGGTGAACCCAGACTGTTTAGATCAACAG GTGCCAACCGATACTTCTATTTGTGTTTGAATGACTTAATAGCATTTGGTGGGGGAGGCAGCTTTGCTTTGTCATTAGATGGAGATTT GTTGTATGGTAGCAGTGGACCTTGCGAGACTTTTGGAAATTTATGCTTGGCTCAGGATCCAGAGTTTGAATTGAAAGCTGTCGAG CTGTGGGGTTTCACTCATTCATCCCGATACCTTACTTGA
- the LOC130825692 gene encoding pre-mRNA-processing factor 19-like: MNCSISGEVPEEPTVSIKSGLFFEKRLISRHISDYGKCPITGEPLSLDDIVEVKAGKIVKPRPVQAASIPGMIGMFQNEWDSLMLSNFALEQQLHKARQELSHALYQHDAACRVIARLKKERDEAMSLLAQAERQIPISGAAGNALHPPALSNGKRGPEEEDLDHGGKKARVGISADIIAEMTECNLELSQQRKKRTVPPTLAPIADLELYTQISSYPLHKTSKPGILSVDINYSKDIIATAGIDTNAIVFDRPSGQIVSTLSGHSKKVTSVKIVQQDESLIITGSADKTVRLWQGSEHGNYGCRHVLRDHTAEVQAVTVHATNKFFVTASLDNSWCFYDLASGLCLQQVLDSSGSEGYTSAAFHPDGLILGTGTTGAVAKIWDVKTQNSVAQFDGHTGPVTAMCFSENGYFLATAAHDGVKLWDLRKLKNFRSFPSPDPDTPTNYVDFDHSGSYLAVASSDIRVYQVASVKAEWNCLKTLPDLSGTGKATTVKFGPDAKYIAVGSLDRNLRIFGLPGEDGAPES, translated from the exons ATGAATTGCTCAA TCTCCGGTGAAGTGCCGGAAGAGCCTACTGTGTCCATTAAATCTGGACTTTTCTTCGAGAAGCGTCTCATCAGCCGTCACATTTCG GATTATGGAAAATGTCCTATTACAGGAGAACCATTAAGTTTAGATGATATTGTTGAAGTTAAAGCAGGAAAG ATAGTGAAGCCTAGACCTGTTCAGGCGGCTAGTATTCCTGGAATGATTGGCATGTTCCAAAAT GAATGGGATAGTCTCATGCTCTCCAATTTTGCTTTGGAGCAACAATTACATAAAGCCAGGCAAGAACTAAGCCATGCTCTGTACCAG CATGATGCTGCTTGCCGTGTAATTGCAAGGCTAAAGAAGGAAAGAGACGAGGCAATGTCACTACTGGCTCAGGCAGAAAGGCAGATACCTATATCAGGAGCAGCAGGCAATGCATTACATCCACCTGCTTTGAGTAATGGAAAACGAG GTCCAGAGGAAGAGGATCTGGACCATGGTGGAAAGAAAGCCCGAGTAGGAATTTCTGCTGATATCATTGCTGAGATGACTGAATGCAACTTAGAACTTTCACAGCAGCGTAAAAAACGAACG GTACCTCCAACCTTGGCTCCTATTGCAGATTTGGAGCTCTACACCCAGATTTCTAGCTATCCCCTTCATAAGACCAGTAAACCTGGCATTCTATCTGTTGATATCAATTACTCTAAG GATATTATTGCCACCGCAGGGATCGATACAAATGCTATTGTCTTTGATCGACCTTCTGGACAAATTGTCTCTACTCTTAGCGGTCACTCAAAGAAG GTTACAAGTGTCAAAATTGTTCAGCAAGATGAAAGTTTAATTATAACCGGATCAGCGGACAAG ACTGTAAGATTATGGCAAGGGTCAGAGCATGGGAATTATGGTTGCAGGCATGTTTTAAGAGACCACACAGCAGAG GTGCAAGCTGTTACAGTTCATGCAACAAACAAATTCTTTGTAACTGCTTCCCTTGATAATTCATGGTGTTTCTATGATCTTGCAAGTGGCCTTTGTCTTCAACAG GTTTTAGACTCTTCAGGATCTGAGGGGTATACATCTGCAGCTTTTCATCCCGATGGTCTAATCCTTGGAACAGGAACAACAGGTGCAGTTGCTAAGATTTGGGATGTTAAGACTCAG AATAGTGTTGCTCAATTTGACGGGCATACCGGCCCTGTCACAGCAATGTGTTTCTCAGAAAATGGCTACTTTCTTGCA ACTGCAGCTCACGATGGAGTCAAGCTTTGGGATCTGCGTAAACTGAAAAATTTCCGGTCGTTCCCTTCTCCTGACCCAGACACACCTACCAATTATG ttgatTTTGATCATAGTGGGAGTTACCTTGCTGTTGCGAGCTCAGATATAAG AGTGTACCAAGTTGCAAGTGTCAAGGCAGAATGGAATTGTCTCAAGACCCTACCTGATTTATCTGGCACAG GGAAAGCAACCACTGTAAAGTTTGGTCCAGATGCAAAATATATAGCAGTGGGATCATTGGATCGGAACCTTCGGATATTTGGCTTGCCAGGGGAAGATGGTGCGCCAGAATCTTGA